The proteins below are encoded in one region of Telopea speciosissima isolate NSW1024214 ecotype Mountain lineage chromosome 10, Tspe_v1, whole genome shotgun sequence:
- the LOC122642610 gene encoding uncharacterized protein LOC122642610 isoform X2, whose translation MVPCSKLLMGFILLFLFVASALGISSVSSSNGTTVYEILTQHGLPSGLLPDSVKNFSISDDGSFVVELEKPCYVQFEYLVYYDQKITGTINIGSITNLDGIEVRRFFLWLDVDEIRVDLPPSDYIYFQVGIINKKLDADQFQTVHACKDGLSRQGSWKDILKVKGCNSH comes from the coding sequence ATGGTTCCTTGTTCGAAATTGCTTATGGGTTTCATTCTCCTTTTCCTGTTTGTCGCTTCTGCACTAGGAATCTCCTCGGTTTCGTCCTCTAATGGCACAACAGTCTACGAAATCCTGACCCAACATGGTCTCCCGAGTGGCCTCTTACCTGACTCGGTGAAAAATTTCTCCATCTCTGACGATGGGAGTTTCGTCGTGGAATTGGAGAAGCCCTGTTACGTTCAGTTCGAGTACTTGGTCTATTACGACCAGAAGATTACCGGTACGATCAACATCGGTTCGATAACGAATCTTGACGGGATTGAGGTGAGGCGGTTCTTCTTGTGGCTTGACGTCGATGAGATCAGGGTGGATTTGCCGCCGAGCGATTACATATATTTTCAGGTCGGGATCATCAACAAGAAGCTTGATGCTGACCAGTTCCAGACTGTGCACGCTTGCAAGGATGGTCTCTCCCGTCAAGGTtcttggaaggatattctgaagGTAAAAG
- the LOC122642610 gene encoding uncharacterized protein LOC122642610 isoform X1, protein MVPCSKLLMGFILLFLFVASALGISSVSSSNGTTVYEILTQHGLPSGLLPDSVKNFSISDDGSFVVELEKPCYVQFEYLVYYDQKITGTINIGSITNLDGIEVRRFFLWLDVDEIRVDLPPSDYIYFQVGIINKKLDADQFQTVHACKDGLSRQGSWKDILKVATPINEVPMLLTE, encoded by the coding sequence ATGGTTCCTTGTTCGAAATTGCTTATGGGTTTCATTCTCCTTTTCCTGTTTGTCGCTTCTGCACTAGGAATCTCCTCGGTTTCGTCCTCTAATGGCACAACAGTCTACGAAATCCTGACCCAACATGGTCTCCCGAGTGGCCTCTTACCTGACTCGGTGAAAAATTTCTCCATCTCTGACGATGGGAGTTTCGTCGTGGAATTGGAGAAGCCCTGTTACGTTCAGTTCGAGTACTTGGTCTATTACGACCAGAAGATTACCGGTACGATCAACATCGGTTCGATAACGAATCTTGACGGGATTGAGGTGAGGCGGTTCTTCTTGTGGCTTGACGTCGATGAGATCAGGGTGGATTTGCCGCCGAGCGATTACATATATTTTCAGGTCGGGATCATCAACAAGAAGCTTGATGCTGACCAGTTCCAGACTGTGCACGCTTGCAAGGATGGTCTCTCCCGTCAAGGTtcttggaaggatattctgaag